The stretch of DNA CGGGGATTTGCACCGCGTGAAGGGGAGAATCCACAACTGGCTGGATCGCTTCTTTCCCGAATACCGGCAAGTGTTTAAAGACTGGGAAGGCAAGGCCTCACTCGTGACGCTAAAGCACTTTCCGTTGCCCCAGGATATCGTCGCGGCCGGTGAGGCGGCGATTGTGGCGGTATGGAAGCAAAACGACATCAAACGAGCCGTAGGCCCCAAAAGAGCCGAACTGCTTTGCCAGAAAGCACGTAAGTCCATCGGCCTCACCGAAGGCGCTGCGGCGGCCCGGCATGAGCTGGCCATGTATCTGGAGCAGTACGCTATGCTGTGCCGGCAGATGGAGCAACTGATGGAACTGGTGGCGAAACTGGTGGAACAGATTCCGGGCGCTGCCCACATGATGAGCATCCCGTGCATCGGTCTTGTTACCGTGGCCGGTTTCCTGGCGGAGGTCGGCGACTTGAGCGGTTATGACCACAGCCAGCAAATCGTGCGTCACGCCGGTCTGAGCCTGCGGGAGAACAGTTCCGGGCTACATAAAGGGAAAACGACCATCAGCAAGCGAGGTCGGTTTCGCCTCCGAGCTTTGCTATTCCGGGCAGCACTGACGATGGTCGCCAAAAATCCGGAGTTTCGGGCACTACACCTTTATTTCACAACAAGAAGGGATAACTCGCTAAAGAAGAAGCAGTC from Candidatus Reconcilbacillus cellulovorans encodes:
- a CDS encoding IS110 family transposase, whose product is GDLHRVKGRIHNWLDRFFPEYRQVFKDWEGKASLVTLKHFPLPQDIVAAGEAAIVAVWKQNDIKRAVGPKRAELLCQKARKSIGLTEGAAAARHELAMYLEQYAMLCRQMEQLMELVAKLVEQIPGAAHMMSIPCIGLVTVAGFLAEVGDLSGYDHSQQIVRHAGLSLRENSSGLHKGKTTISKRGRFRLRALLFRAALTMVAKNPEFRALHLYFTTRRDNSLKKKQSIIAICNKLIRVLFELGRKRKDYDASKVLGPHREAQLPAAA